One Brienomyrus brachyistius isolate T26 chromosome 24, BBRACH_0.4, whole genome shotgun sequence DNA segment encodes these proteins:
- the LOC125719948 gene encoding kelch-like protein 10 codes for MWSNFISEFLVQKSQKSPYFMLSETPIFLKQVICGLFFRALFASGWNVKGKDEYIIPGISPEAMKLVIDYAYTHSVLVTADNVESLLAAADQLNIPSIMEHCNNFLQDQLCRDNCVGIFIIADVYHLSELRESAFFFMVKNFKQVASSSEEFLQLTVEHLSSLIEKDELNVSQEEVVFDAILRWIAHEPSSRNCHIAVLLPKVRLARLNEEYLMKTVIKNDLVKASKECRRIVSDALKAVYDLDITGPPGSDFENPLTRPRLPSEILLAIGGWTESPASQVTAYDTRADRWADVALEHESPLSYHGSVYLDGFVYCIGGTDGLVCSNSVRRFNPFTRTWDQVAPMQTRRCYVSVAVADGYIYAFGGFDGLTRLNTAERYDPASNSWTFIQPMQERRSDASATTLHGKIYVCGGYNGNTTVQTAECYDPVTEQWTTIAPMRTPRHGVGVISFKDKVYAVGGTFQYRHLRSVEAYDPVTNRWQAVKPMHNTRSNFGIEVIDDLLFVVGGYTGSRTTKVECFDAETGTWYAAQDMCCSRSSLSCCVVPALPSMVE; via the exons ATGTGGTCGAATTTTATTTCGGAGTTCCTGGTTCAAAAGAGTCAGAAATCACCTTATTTCATGCTCTCTGAAACACCCATATTTCTTAAACAAGTCATATGTGGATTGTTTTTCAGAGCTCTGTTCGCCAGTGGCTGGAACGTGAAGGGGAAAGATGAGTACATcatcccaggcatttccccagaagCCATGAAGCTGGTCATTGACTACGCCTACACGCACTCCGTGCTTGTCACGGCCGACAACGTGGAGAGCCTCCTGGCGGCTGCTGATCAGTTGAATATCCCAAGCATCATGGAGCACTGCAACAACTTCCTGCAGGACCAGCTCTGCCGTGACAACTGTGTTGGAATTTTTATAATCGCCGACGTCTACCACCTCAGCGAGCTGCGGGAGTCTGCATTCTTCTTCATGGTGAAGAATTTCAAACAAGTGGCCAGCTCCTCAGAGGAGTTCCTACAGCTCACTGTAGAGCACCTTAGTAGTCTTattgaaaaggatgagctgaacGTTAGCCAGGAGGAGGTGGTGTTTGACGCCATTCTCCGATGGATTGCGCATGAGCCTTCCAGCCGCAACTGCCACATTGCTGTgctgttgcccaag GTCCGGCTGGCTCGATTGAATGAAGAGTACTTAATGAAGACTGTGATTAAAAATGATCTTGTAAAGGCCAGTAAGGAGTGCAGGCGCATTGTTAGCGACGCCTTGAAGGCCGTGTATGACTTGGACATCACCGGTCCACCAGGGTCTGACTTTGAGAACCCGCTGACCCGGCCACGCCTGCCATCGGAAATTTTGttggccattggtggctggACTGAAAGCCCAGCCAGTCAAGTCACAGCTTATGACACCCGAGCCGATCGCTGGGCAGATGTGGCACTGGAGCACGAGAGCCCCCTCTCCTACCATGGGTCTGTTTATTTAGATGGATTTGTTTATTGCATTGGGGGGACTGACGGATTAGTCTGCTCCAACAGCGTGCGGAGGTTCAACCCCTTTACGCGGACATGGGACCAGGTGGCCCCAATGCAGACACGCCGCTGTTATGTGAGCGTGGCTGTGGCCGATGGCTATATTTACGCCTTTGGCGGCTTTGATGGCCTCACGCGCCTCAACACAGCAGAGAGGTACGACCCGGCATCAAATAGCTGGACCTTCATCCAGCCCATGCAGGAGCGGAGGAGCGACGCCAGTGCCACCACACTGCACGGCAAG ATATACGTCTGTGGTGGCTACAACGGTAATACGACCGTTCAAACCGCCGAGTGCTACGACCCGGTCACTGAGCAATGGACCACAATAGCCCCAATGAGAACTCCCCGGCATGGTGTTGGAGTAATTTCCTTCAAGGATAAAGTCTATGCA GTAGGGGGTACATTCCAGTACCGGCATTTAAGGAGCGTGGAGGCCTACGACCCGGTCACTAACCGCTGGCAAGCTGTGAAGCCCATGCATAACACGAGGAGTAATTTTGGTATTGAAGTGATCGATGACCTGCTGTTTGTCGTGGGCGGCTACACTGGGTCCAGAACCACGAAAGTGGAATGTTTTGATGCTGAGACAGGGACCTGGTACGCCGCCCAGGACATGTGCTGCTCCCGAAGCAGTCTAAGCTGCTGTGTAGTGCCTGCACTCCCCAGTATGGTGGAGTAA